In the Xiamenia xianingshaonis genome, one interval contains:
- a CDS encoding ABC transporter ATP-binding protein, with product MSSSEATAAEDKRLRKTSISDEVVIEFDDVTKTYNLYKNDRGRFLGIFNYNRKGSFLGSVDACKNLSFSVKKGEAVAFLGRNGAGKSTTLKMVTGVAHPTSGTVKVKGRVSALLELTAGFDMQLTGRENIALRGQIMGLKRAEIKELEPGIIEFAELGLYIDQPMRTYSSGMKARLGFAFAVAIEPEILVVDEALSVGDRAFQRKCIERIREIMMDETVTVLFVTHASSTAQEFCSRGIVLDHGQKVFDGSINDATDYYEKNY from the coding sequence ATGTCCTCTAGCGAAGCGACTGCAGCGGAAGACAAGCGGCTGCGCAAGACGAGCATCTCCGACGAGGTGGTCATCGAATTCGACGATGTCACGAAGACCTACAACCTGTACAAGAACGATCGCGGGCGCTTTCTCGGCATCTTCAACTACAACCGCAAAGGGTCGTTCCTCGGCAGCGTGGACGCCTGCAAGAACCTGTCGTTTTCGGTCAAGAAGGGCGAGGCGGTGGCGTTTCTCGGCCGCAACGGCGCCGGCAAGTCCACCACGCTCAAAATGGTGACGGGCGTGGCGCATCCCACGAGCGGCACCGTGAAGGTCAAGGGGCGCGTCTCGGCGCTGCTCGAGCTTACGGCCGGTTTCGACATGCAGCTGACCGGGCGCGAGAACATCGCCTTGCGCGGCCAGATCATGGGGCTGAAACGCGCGGAGATCAAAGAGCTTGAGCCGGGCATCATCGAATTCGCCGAGTTGGGGCTCTACATCGACCAGCCCATGCGCACCTATTCCAGCGGCATGAAGGCGCGGCTCGGCTTCGCTTTCGCGGTGGCCATCGAGCCGGAGATCCTCGTGGTCGACGAGGCGCTGTCAGTGGGCGACCGGGCCTTTCAGCGCAAGTGCATCGAGCGCATCCGGGAAATCATGATGGACGAGACGGTCACGGTGCTGTTCGTCACGCACGCCTCGTCCACGGCTCAGGAGTTCTGCAGCCGCGGCATCGTGCTCGACCACGGACAGAAGGTCTTCGACGGCTCCATCAACGACGCCACCGACTACTACGAGAAGAACTACTAG
- a CDS encoding CDP-glycerol glycerophosphotransferase family protein: MACLRGLLNAWYRLCRAVLPRRNQVLLLSRQSDEPSYDFQVLAGQFRARGFSAVVMAKRLSRKNAPAYGLFALRQTARLAQSRLCVIDGYNPVVSLLSLDVAPDAGQIDARRADPVVIQIWHAFGAFKAFGRQSTDTAENCSGQTADLLRMHKNYSWAVCSGERCREAYAQAFGMPVERVVAKERPWCFKLKRLGKARRAKPSRAGGPRGILFAPTLRKNPDSPRPLSELYEAGAWKRLEDGGAATVVWSFHPLERKGRAGVSTLDALMTSDLLVTDYSSVVFEACLLGVPTLFYVPDIDWYRRSPGLNADPAMLCPNLCFTDEAALLEALEGFASGTWDYPWDEYRRFGASAFDEGDAPDDALADFAASRLGSGRTIDDGPCKA, encoded by the coding sequence GTGGCGTGTTTGCGCGGACTTCTGAACGCATGGTACCGGCTGTGCCGCGCGGTGCTTCCACGACGAAACCAGGTGCTTCTGCTCTCGCGTCAAAGCGACGAGCCTTCTTACGACTTCCAAGTGCTGGCCGGCCAGTTTCGCGCCCGGGGCTTTTCCGCGGTCGTCATGGCCAAGCGCCTCTCGCGCAAAAACGCGCCGGCCTACGGTTTGTTCGCCCTGCGGCAGACGGCGCGCCTTGCGCAGTCCCGCCTGTGCGTCATTGACGGCTATAACCCCGTCGTCAGCCTGCTTTCCCTCGACGTCGCGCCGGACGCGGGCCAGATCGACGCGCGGCGGGCGGATCCGGTCGTCATCCAGATCTGGCATGCGTTCGGGGCGTTCAAGGCGTTCGGCCGCCAATCGACGGACACGGCGGAAAACTGCAGCGGACAGACGGCGGATCTTTTGCGCATGCACAAAAACTACTCGTGGGCGGTCTGTTCGGGCGAGCGGTGCCGCGAGGCCTACGCGCAGGCGTTCGGCATGCCCGTCGAGCGCGTCGTTGCGAAGGAGCGCCCCTGGTGCTTCAAGCTCAAGCGCCTGGGGAAGGCCCGAAGAGCGAAGCCTTCGCGCGCAGGCGGGCCGCGGGGCATCCTGTTCGCGCCCACGCTGCGGAAGAACCCGGATTCGCCGCGCCCTTTGAGCGAGCTGTACGAGGCGGGGGCGTGGAAGCGCCTCGAAGACGGCGGGGCGGCGACGGTCGTCTGGTCGTTCCATCCGCTGGAGCGCAAAGGCCGTGCCGGCGTATCCACGCTCGACGCGCTCATGACGAGCGACCTGCTCGTGACCGACTACTCGTCGGTCGTGTTCGAGGCCTGCCTTCTGGGCGTGCCGACGCTGTTCTACGTGCCCGACATCGACTGGTACCGCCGATCGCCCGGCCTCAACGCCGACCCGGCGATGCTGTGCCCGAACTTGTGCTTTACCGATGAAGCGGCGCTGCTCGAGGCATTGGAAGGGTTCGCGTCGGGGACGTGGGACTATCCTTGGGACGAATACCGACGGTTCGGAGCCAGCGCGTTCGACGAGGGCGACGCGCCAGACGACGCCCTTGCCGATTTCGCGGCAAGCCGTCTGGGCAGCGGCCGGACGATTGACGACGGGCCCTGCAAGGCATAG
- a CDS encoding nucleotide sugar dehydrogenase: MKIAIAGTGYVGLSLAVLLSQRNPVVAVDVVPEKVALINEGKSPIKDREIEAYLAEADLDLVATVDGPAAYRDADLVVIATPTNYDPQKNFFDTSHIEEVVDAVLAVNPDAVMVVKSTVPVGYTKRMTELYPQAKFLFSPEFLREGKALYDNLHPSRIIVGVPSESAHASELKQAAETFAGLLRAGSLEPDTPVLIVRATEAEAVKLFANTYLALRVAYFNELDTYAEIRGLDTRQIIEGVSLDPRIGGHYNNPSFGYGGYCLPKDSKQLLANYEDVPETLIQAIVDSNRTRKDFIADRVLELAGYRESEASKITVGAYRLTMKNDSDNFRSSAIQGVMKRIKAKGVPMLVFEPTLFDDEFYGSEVVRDFAEFCDRCDVIIANRMTPELEGVKEKVYTRDLFTRD; this comes from the coding sequence ATGAAGATCGCAATCGCTGGAACCGGGTATGTGGGGCTGTCGCTCGCGGTGCTGCTGTCTCAACGCAACCCGGTCGTCGCCGTCGATGTCGTCCCGGAGAAAGTGGCGCTCATCAACGAGGGCAAAAGCCCCATCAAGGACCGGGAGATCGAAGCCTATCTGGCCGAAGCCGACCTCGACCTCGTGGCGACGGTCGACGGGCCGGCGGCCTATCGCGACGCCGATCTGGTGGTCATCGCCACGCCGACCAACTACGATCCGCAGAAGAACTTCTTCGACACGAGCCACATCGAAGAGGTCGTCGATGCGGTGCTCGCCGTCAATCCCGATGCGGTCATGGTCGTCAAGTCCACGGTGCCGGTCGGCTACACCAAGCGCATGACCGAGCTGTATCCGCAGGCGAAGTTCCTGTTCTCCCCTGAATTCTTGCGCGAAGGCAAGGCCTTGTACGACAATCTGCATCCCTCGCGCATCATTGTCGGCGTGCCGTCGGAATCGGCGCACGCGTCAGAGCTGAAGCAGGCCGCCGAAACGTTCGCGGGCCTTTTGCGGGCCGGCTCTCTCGAGCCGGACACGCCGGTGCTCATCGTGCGAGCCACCGAGGCCGAGGCGGTCAAGCTCTTCGCGAACACGTACCTGGCGCTGCGCGTGGCCTATTTCAACGAGCTGGACACCTATGCCGAGATCCGTGGGCTCGACACGCGCCAGATCATCGAGGGCGTGTCGCTCGACCCGCGCATCGGCGGCCACTACAACAACCCCTCGTTCGGCTACGGCGGCTACTGTCTGCCGAAGGACTCCAAGCAGCTGCTCGCGAACTACGAGGACGTGCCCGAAACGCTCATCCAGGCCATCGTCGATTCGAACCGCACGCGCAAGGACTTCATCGCCGACCGCGTGCTCGAGCTGGCGGGCTATCGCGAAAGCGAGGCGTCGAAGATCACGGTGGGCGCTTACCGCCTGACCATGAAAAACGACTCCGACAACTTCCGCTCTTCGGCCATCCAGGGCGTCATGAAGCGCATCAAGGCCAAGGGCGTCCCGATGCTCGTCTTCGAGCCGACGCTTTTCGACGACGAGTTCTATGGCTCTGAGGTCGTGCGCGACTTCGCCGAGTTCTGCGACCGGTGCGACGTGATCATCGCCAACCGCATGACGCCCGAGCTTGAAGGGGTGAAGGAGAAGGTGTACACGCGCGACCTGTTCACGCGTGACTAG
- a CDS encoding helix-turn-helix domain-containing protein, which produces MTACIEEGGGSKEELQALQEAVRASPWMAPPETLEDYRTYLGRNVIRLRFEASYTKTHLADLLHVSRPFIDRIENGSANPRLSCLHGLSLAFDTTIDELLAPPPKKHESYRRSPLGLYVE; this is translated from the coding sequence TTGACGGCTTGCATCGAAGAGGGCGGGGGAAGCAAGGAGGAATTGCAAGCGCTGCAGGAGGCTGTGCGGGCGAGCCCATGGATGGCCCCTCCGGAAACGCTGGAAGACTATCGCACCTATCTGGGACGAAACGTCATCCGCCTGCGCTTCGAGGCGTCGTACACCAAGACGCATCTGGCTGATCTGCTTCATGTCAGCCGCCCGTTCATCGACCGCATCGAGAACGGATCGGCCAACCCGCGCCTTTCGTGCCTGCACGGGCTGTCGCTCGCCTTCGACACGACGATCGACGAACTGTTGGCGCCGCCGCCGAAGAAGCACGAAAGCTATCGGCGCAGCCCGCTTGGCCTCTACGTCGAATAG
- the gap gene encoding type I glyceraldehyde-3-phosphate dehydrogenase, with amino-acid sequence MTTKVGINGFGRIGRLAYRAMVDDPEIEIVAVNDLGDIPTMAHLLKYDSVHGRAFETVEVTEDGFIADGHKVKVLSEREPANLPWGELGVDVVVESTGFFTDGTKAKAHLDAGAKKVIISAPGKNVDNTIVVGVNDADYNKETDNIVSNASCTTNCLAPVAKVLLDNFGIKRGYMNTIHAYTNDQKILDLPHKDLRRARAAAMSMIPTTTGAARAVSLVLPELKGKLDGFATRVPTPDGSMVDLTVELERPVTKEEINAAMKAAAEGELAGVLEYTEDPIVSIDIVDNPASSIFDSGLTMVMGDNSDLVKVVSWYDNEWGYSNRVKDLVKMML; translated from the coding sequence ATGACGACGAAAGTAGGCATAAACGGATTTGGCCGCATCGGACGTCTGGCGTACCGCGCCATGGTCGACGATCCTGAGATCGAGATCGTCGCCGTCAATGACCTGGGCGACATTCCGACGATGGCCCATCTGCTCAAATACGACTCCGTTCACGGACGCGCCTTCGAGACGGTGGAAGTGACCGAGGACGGCTTCATCGCCGACGGCCACAAGGTGAAGGTGCTCTCCGAGCGCGAGCCTGCCAACCTTCCGTGGGGCGAGCTGGGCGTCGACGTGGTCGTCGAGTCCACGGGCTTCTTCACCGACGGCACCAAGGCAAAGGCCCATCTGGACGCCGGCGCGAAGAAGGTCATCATCTCGGCTCCGGGCAAAAACGTCGACAACACCATCGTGGTGGGCGTGAACGACGCCGATTACAACAAAGAGACCGACAACATCGTCTCGAACGCCTCTTGCACCACCAACTGCCTGGCTCCCGTGGCCAAGGTGCTGCTTGACAACTTCGGCATCAAGCGCGGCTACATGAACACCATTCATGCCTACACCAACGACCAGAAGATCCTTGACCTTCCCCACAAGGACCTGCGTCGCGCCCGCGCTGCCGCCATGTCGATGATCCCGACCACCACCGGCGCCGCCCGCGCGGTTTCGCTGGTGCTGCCGGAGCTCAAGGGCAAGCTCGACGGCTTCGCCACCCGCGTTCCCACTCCCGACGGCTCCATGGTCGACCTGACGGTCGAGCTTGAGCGCCCGGTCACCAAGGAAGAGATCAACGCCGCCATGAAGGCCGCCGCCGAAGGCGAGCTGGCCGGCGTGCTGGAATACACCGAAGATCCCATCGTGTCCATCGACATCGTGGACAACCCGGCTTCGTCCATCTTCGATTCCGGCCTGACCATGGTCATGGGCGACAACTCCGATCTCGTGAAGGTCGTGTCGTGGTACGACAACGAGTGGGGCTATTCCAACCGCGTGAAGGACCTCGTCAAGATGATGCTCTAA
- a CDS encoding phosphoglycerate kinase yields MADIKTIDQADVAGKRVVVRVDFNVPIKDGVVTDDTRIRAALPTIKKLVGDGARVILMSHRGRPSGTGFEEEFSLRPAALRLSELLERPVAFATDTVGEDAQAKAAALRDGDVVVLENLRFDKREKKNDPDFARELAALGEIYVNDAFGTAHRAHASTAGVAALLPAYAGYLMQREVGTLTGMLEDPKRPFVAILGGSKVSDKIKVIDALMDKCDTLIIGGGMCFTFLLAQGKAVGTSLKEEDWVERASEMLAKAQEKGVKLLLPVDVVAADRFAENARVATVSVDDIPADMMGLDIGPETAKLYADAVAEAKTVFWNGPMGVFEMKPFEAGTKAVAEAVAANAEADTIIGGGDSVAAVNKFDLADAMTFISTGGGASMELVQGEALPGVEALK; encoded by the coding sequence ATGGCTGACATCAAAACCATCGACCAGGCCGACGTCGCCGGCAAGCGCGTCGTCGTTCGCGTCGACTTCAACGTGCCCATCAAAGACGGCGTCGTCACCGACGACACGCGCATCCGCGCAGCGCTGCCGACCATCAAAAAGCTTGTCGGCGACGGCGCGCGCGTCATCCTCATGAGCCATCGCGGCCGTCCGTCCGGCACCGGCTTCGAAGAGGAATTCTCGCTGCGCCCGGCCGCCCTGCGCCTGTCCGAGCTGCTTGAGCGTCCCGTGGCGTTTGCAACCGACACGGTGGGCGAGGACGCCCAGGCCAAGGCTGCGGCCCTGCGCGACGGCGACGTGGTCGTGCTCGAGAACCTGCGCTTCGACAAGCGCGAGAAGAAAAACGATCCCGATTTCGCCCGTGAGCTGGCCGCTCTCGGCGAGATCTACGTTAACGACGCCTTCGGCACCGCGCACCGCGCCCATGCCTCCACCGCCGGCGTCGCCGCGCTGCTGCCGGCCTACGCAGGCTATCTCATGCAGCGCGAAGTGGGCACGCTCACCGGCATGCTCGAAGATCCCAAGCGGCCCTTCGTCGCCATCCTCGGCGGCTCGAAGGTCTCCGACAAGATCAAGGTCATTGACGCGCTCATGGACAAGTGCGACACGCTCATCATCGGCGGCGGCATGTGCTTCACGTTCTTGCTGGCGCAAGGCAAGGCCGTCGGCACGTCGCTCAAGGAAGAGGACTGGGTCGAGCGCGCGAGCGAGATGCTTGCAAAGGCCCAGGAAAAAGGCGTGAAGCTGCTGTTGCCGGTCGACGTGGTGGCAGCGGACCGCTTCGCGGAGAACGCACGCGTCGCCACGGTGTCGGTCGACGACATCCCCGCCGACATGATGGGGCTCGACATCGGCCCTGAAACGGCGAAGCTCTACGCCGACGCGGTTGCCGAGGCGAAGACGGTCTTCTGGAACGGCCCGATGGGCGTGTTCGAAATGAAGCCGTTCGAAGCCGGCACGAAGGCCGTGGCCGAGGCCGTGGCCGCCAACGCCGAGGCCGACACCATCATCGGCGGCGGCGACTCGGTGGCGGCTGTGAACAAATTCGACCTGGCAGACGCCATGACCTTCATCTCCACGGGCGGCGGCGCTTCGATGGAGCTGGTGCAGGGCGAGGCGCTTCCGGGCGTCGAGGCGTTGAAATAA
- the tpiA gene encoding triose-phosphate isomerase codes for MARKPMMAGNWKMNNTISEAVVLTQEISNHFEKDWGDSVDVVVCPPFVDLKPAKTVIDFDKMPIAVASQNVYFELKGAFTGETSVAMIREIGCAGSIVGHSERREYFGETNEDVNKKVKALVAADLYAIVCVGESLAVRESGEMIDFVCAQVRAAFAGVSVEDATTCVVAYEPIWAIGTGRTATPEQAEEVCAAIRATLAEMYGEEAAEAMRVLYGGSMNPGNVEALLAMPNIDGGLIGGAALKAASFIQLVEACL; via the coding sequence ATGGCACGCAAACCCATGATGGCCGGCAATTGGAAGATGAACAACACCATCTCCGAAGCCGTGGTGCTGACGCAAGAAATCTCGAATCACTTCGAGAAGGACTGGGGCGACAGCGTGGACGTGGTCGTCTGCCCGCCGTTCGTCGACCTCAAGCCGGCCAAGACCGTCATCGACTTCGACAAGATGCCCATCGCCGTGGCGTCGCAGAACGTCTACTTCGAGCTGAAGGGCGCTTTCACCGGCGAAACCTCCGTGGCGATGATCCGGGAAATCGGATGCGCGGGCTCCATCGTCGGCCATTCCGAGCGCCGCGAGTACTTCGGCGAGACGAACGAAGACGTGAACAAGAAGGTGAAGGCGCTCGTCGCGGCCGACCTGTACGCCATCGTGTGCGTCGGCGAATCGCTGGCCGTGCGCGAGAGCGGCGAGATGATCGACTTCGTGTGCGCCCAGGTGCGCGCCGCGTTCGCCGGCGTGTCCGTTGAAGACGCCACGACGTGCGTCGTGGCCTACGAGCCCATCTGGGCCATCGGCACGGGCCGCACCGCCACGCCCGAGCAGGCTGAAGAGGTGTGCGCTGCCATTCGCGCCACGTTGGCCGAGATGTACGGCGAAGAGGCAGCGGAGGCCATGCGCGTGCTCTACGGCGGCTCGATGAACCCGGGCAACGTGGAAGCGCTGCTCGCCATGCCCAACATCGACGGCGGCCTCATCGGCGGCGCCGCGCTGAAAGCGGCTTCGTTCATCCAGCTCGTCGAGGCGTGCCTGTAG
- the gpmI gene encoding 2,3-bisphosphoglycerate-independent phosphoglycerate mutase, translated as MSDSTVTPEGLTLPACLIIMDGFGIDKAGAGNAISQANTPNLDALFANSSHTRLQASGEAVGLPDGQMGNSEVGHLNIGAGRVVFQELTRINRACADGSLSANPVLNDAFAAARAEGAALHLMGLLSDGGVHSSNEHLYALMRAAKAAGVRDVRVHCFMDGRDVPPTSGIDYVDELQRVCDELTDDACTCHIATISGRYYAMDRDNRWNRVEQAYGAVVCAAPLTDRTPHDVMAHSYDEGVTDEFVVPAALSDRGMLDGDAVVFFNFRPDRARELTRSIVDADFSGFDRPRRAQISFVCLTEYDPDIDAPVAFAKEFPENVLADVLADAGLRQYHIAETEKYAHVTFFLNGGREEPKTAEQRVLIPSPKVATYDLQPEMSEPEVAGTLAAAIRAGAADVFIVNFANPDMVGHTGVVEAAVKAVEAVDDGVGKVLDAVREAGGVAFVTADHGNADRMIAEDGSPFTAHTTAPVPFAFFDAAGTGKTLVCEEGALCDIAPTLLDAIGVPAPAEMTGRSLLVRADA; from the coding sequence ATGAGCGACTCAACTGTGACGCCGGAAGGGCTCACGCTTCCGGCCTGCCTTATCATCATGGACGGCTTTGGCATCGACAAGGCCGGCGCGGGAAACGCCATTTCCCAGGCGAACACGCCGAACCTCGACGCGCTGTTCGCCAACAGCTCGCACACGCGTCTGCAGGCTTCAGGCGAGGCGGTCGGCCTGCCTGACGGGCAGATGGGCAATTCCGAAGTGGGGCATCTCAACATCGGCGCCGGTCGCGTGGTGTTCCAGGAGCTTACGCGCATCAACCGCGCGTGCGCCGACGGATCGCTGTCTGCGAATCCCGTGCTGAACGACGCCTTCGCGGCCGCACGTGCCGAAGGGGCCGCTCTGCATCTCATGGGGCTTCTGTCCGACGGCGGCGTGCATTCCTCAAACGAACATTTGTATGCTTTAATGCGTGCCGCGAAGGCAGCTGGCGTGCGCGACGTGCGCGTACACTGCTTCATGGACGGCCGCGACGTGCCGCCGACGAGCGGTATCGACTACGTCGACGAGCTGCAGCGCGTCTGCGACGAGCTGACCGACGACGCATGCACCTGCCACATCGCCACCATTTCCGGGCGCTATTACGCCATGGACCGCGACAATCGCTGGAACCGAGTCGAGCAGGCCTACGGCGCCGTCGTGTGCGCTGCGCCTCTCACCGACCGTACGCCCCACGACGTCATGGCGCATTCCTACGACGAGGGCGTAACCGACGAATTCGTCGTGCCGGCAGCGCTTTCCGATCGCGGCATGCTCGACGGGGACGCGGTGGTGTTCTTCAACTTCCGCCCCGACCGCGCCCGCGAGCTCACCCGCAGCATCGTCGACGCCGACTTTTCCGGCTTCGACCGTCCGCGCCGGGCGCAGATCTCGTTCGTTTGCCTGACCGAGTACGACCCCGACATCGATGCCCCGGTGGCCTTTGCGAAGGAGTTCCCGGAAAACGTGCTGGCCGACGTGCTGGCAGACGCGGGCCTGCGCCAGTACCACATTGCCGAAACGGAGAAGTACGCCCACGTCACGTTCTTTTTGAATGGCGGCCGCGAAGAGCCGAAGACGGCCGAGCAGCGCGTGCTCATCCCCAGCCCGAAGGTGGCCACGTACGACCTGCAGCCCGAGATGAGCGAGCCGGAAGTCGCCGGAACGCTGGCGGCCGCCATCCGGGCGGGTGCGGCCGACGTCTTCATCGTGAACTTCGCCAACCCCGACATGGTGGGGCACACCGGTGTGGTGGAAGCGGCCGTCAAGGCCGTGGAGGCGGTCGATGACGGCGTGGGGAAGGTGCTCGACGCCGTGCGGGAAGCCGGCGGCGTGGCGTTCGTCACGGCCGACCACGGCAACGCCGACCGCATGATCGCCGAGGACGGATCGCCCTTCACGGCGCACACGACCGCCCCGGTGCCCTTCGCGTTCTTTGACGCCGCCGGCACCGGCAAGACGCTCGTCTGCGAAGAGGGGGCGCTGTGCGACATCGCGCCGACGCTGCTCGACGCCATAGGCGTGCCGGCTCCGGCCGAGATGACCGGCCGCTCGCTGCTTGTGCGCGCAGACGCATAA
- the secG gene encoding preprotein translocase subunit SecG yields MNPIAIILLVLLILSGIGLIIFILLHSGKGTGISDAIASSVYSTQTGTSIVEKNLDRITIALVIVFMVSLVLLMIFYPQGSITAGQ; encoded by the coding sequence TTGAACCCGATAGCTATCATCTTGCTTGTGCTGCTGATCCTTTCCGGGATTGGCCTCATCATCTTCATCCTGTTGCATTCCGGCAAAGGCACCGGCATCTCCGACGCCATTGCCAGCTCGGTCTATTCGACCCAAACCGGCACGAGCATCGTGGAAAAGAACCTCGACCGCATCACCATCGCGCTCGTCATCGTCTTCATGGTCAGCCTCGTGCTGCTCATGATCTTCTATCCGCAGGGAAGCATTACGGCGGGCCAGTAA
- a CDS encoding transglutaminase domain-containing protein gives MFGKLTFRGFVAATLLSLLMVPGIAFADEANAAAADVSMTSEVIESDAPEQGEEKPAPKHRDELAYVDGAWYAFDAAGNDTGVVRLRQGWNTYDGQRYWLENASTMARDQWKKIDGARYRFDGKGRMLTGHQQIDGKRYFFFDDGKMLSGSGWTKVANRWYYLGASGVLAADEWKKIAGTWYLFDEKGRMRTGWAQVDGRWYLLDASGAMQTGWKNIGGSWYYLRGSGAMAEGWARVGGTWYYLKPGSGAMQTGWIELDDTWYYLDASGAMQTGWNFIKNKWYYLGGSGAMKTGWKKIGNTWYCFNESGSMKSREWYFDEDYDWWYYFAASGRMVPKADTGLHDMIEGIIDDKIGRGPGALKRAFNYTVSYAYRNGSKYPSGEWSVPYAKEMYRRGSGNCYRFAALFCWLARGLGYDAEVVSGWVPGRAVAKAPHGWVEIRQGGGRYVCDPDLAHEIPSRNWYMRTYANAPTAYGWW, from the coding sequence ATGTTTGGAAAGCTGACATTCAGAGGCTTTGTTGCGGCGACTCTTTTGTCGCTCCTCATGGTTCCGGGCATTGCGTTCGCCGACGAGGCGAATGCTGCTGCGGCCGATGTTTCTATGACGAGTGAGGTCATCGAAAGCGATGCTCCTGAGCAGGGCGAAGAAAAGCCGGCTCCGAAGCATCGAGACGAATTGGCGTACGTCGACGGCGCCTGGTATGCGTTCGACGCCGCAGGGAACGATACGGGGGTCGTTCGTTTGCGCCAAGGCTGGAACACCTATGACGGTCAGCGGTATTGGCTGGAAAACGCGTCTACCATGGCTCGCGACCAGTGGAAGAAGATCGACGGGGCCCGGTACCGCTTCGACGGCAAGGGGCGCATGCTCACGGGACACCAGCAAATCGACGGAAAGCGGTATTTCTTCTTCGACGATGGGAAAATGCTGTCCGGTTCGGGTTGGACGAAGGTCGCGAATCGCTGGTATTATCTCGGCGCGTCTGGCGTTTTGGCGGCGGACGAGTGGAAAAAGATTGCCGGCACGTGGTACTTGTTCGACGAGAAGGGCCGAATGCGCACCGGATGGGCGCAGGTTGACGGCCGCTGGTATCTGCTGGACGCGTCGGGCGCCATGCAGACCGGCTGGAAGAACATCGGCGGCTCTTGGTATTACCTGCGCGGCTCCGGGGCCATGGCAGAGGGCTGGGCTCGCGTCGGGGGCACGTGGTACTACCTGAAGCCGGGGTCGGGCGCCATGCAGACCGGCTGGATCGAGCTTGACGACACGTGGTACTACCTGGACGCGTCGGGCGCCATGCAAACGGGGTGGAACTTCATAAAGAACAAGTGGTACTACCTGGGCGGTTCGGGCGCCATGAAGACGGGTTGGAAGAAGATCGGCAACACCTGGTACTGCTTCAACGAGAGCGGCTCCATGAAGTCGCGCGAGTGGTACTTCGACGAGGACTATGATTGGTGGTACTACTTCGCCGCATCGGGCCGAATGGTTCCAAAAGCGGACACCGGGCTGCATGACATGATCGAGGGGATCATCGACGACAAGATCGGGCGCGGCCCAGGGGCGCTGAAACGCGCGTTCAACTACACCGTTTCGTATGCGTACCGAAACGGGTCGAAGTATCCCAGCGGGGAATGGTCCGTGCCGTACGCCAAGGAGATGTACCGCCGCGGCAGCGGAAACTGCTACCGGTTTGCCGCTTTGTTCTGCTGGCTCGCGCGTGGACTGGGCTATGACGCGGAAGTGGTGTCTGGCTGGGTGCCGGGCCGCGCCGTTGCAAAGGCGCCTCACGGCTGGGTGGAGATTCGCCAGGGCGGCGGACGGTATGTGTGCGACCCTGACCTGGCTCATGAGATACCGTCCCGAAATTGGTACATGCGAACGTATGCGAACGCCCCGACGGCCTATGGCTGGTGGTAG